The DNA segment TGGCCGGGCTCGAGGGCATGGTCACCAACGCCGAGCTGCTCCCAGGCGAGCAGTTGCTCGAGGCACGGTTCTCCTCACCCGACGATCTCGCAGCCACGGGTGAGGTGGTCGTGCCTGAGGGGCTTCAGGAGATCACCGTGGCACTCGCTGTGGAGCGTGTCGTCGGAGGCGTCGTGGCGCCGGGCGATCTCGTTGGCATCGTTCTCTCGACGAACACCCAGTCAGTGCTGGCCAACGACGGCACCGCTCAGTCGCAGTTCGTCTACAACGGCATGCTCGTCACCCGTGTGACGGCGGGGCGGACGCTCACGACCGGAAGCTCCGACGACGAGAGCACCGAAGTCGGCGCCTTCCTGGTGACACTCGCGGTGACCGCACCGCAGGCCGAGAAGATCGCGTACGGCGCCGAGCAGCAGGAGGACGGCAACGCCGGGCTCTGGCTGACCCTCCAACCCGAGGGCACCGATACGGGTGGCTCCAGCCTCCGAAGCGGAGAGAACGTCTTCCAGTGACGTCCTACCTCCTCGTCAGTCGCAGCGCGGAGTACGAATCCCGGCTCCGTCGGCTCCTCGGTGCGCGACTCCAGGTCGTGCCGGGCGAGTATGTGACGTTCGGGCCGGATGCCGCGCTTCGCCAGGTCGACGGTGGGCCGAGGATCGCCTTGCTCGGCCCGCTGCTCAGCTA comes from the Agromyces marinus genome and includes:
- the cpaB gene encoding Flp pilus assembly protein CpaB, whose translation is MIRIIGAILAIVLALGGGAALFLYVQSADRRAAEGAEFQRVFIVTEAVPQGTPGEEVSAFLEIDELPAIAIQPDIVTDLAGLEGMVTNAELLPGEQLLEARFSSPDDLAATGEVVVPEGLQEITVALAVERVVGGVVAPGDLVGIVLSTNTQSVLANDGTAQSQFVYNGMLVTRVTAGRTLTTGSSDDESTEVGAFLVTLAVTAPQAEKIAYGAEQQEDGNAGLWLTLQPEGTDTGGSSLRSGENVFQ